One window of Cydia fagiglandana chromosome 19, ilCydFagi1.1, whole genome shotgun sequence genomic DNA carries:
- the LOC134674046 gene encoding uncharacterized protein LOC134674046, whose protein sequence is MTGSLLQFDYCCCIKLVSVQAVIEERQPPRPSVVSERTQTKDVLDAETNTKMVRLSMVESQKRKLKSRCTTALVKGAILASRSPYVEIARRLRHEIVDKQKRTPFSKDSMKRIPEVKQRRGILKKVLEDMTLEGMCSTGTTTDKKQPPLDKILKEKHSIFMRYSKSCKAKKRVRMDNKPAFFFTKRDQDSVQSLNEAADNERPKRVPDVNDNCEYILQLLGNL, encoded by the exons ATGACAGGCagtttgctacaatt CGACTATTGTTGTTGTATAAAGCTCGTATCGGTGCAGGCGGTTATAGAAGAGAGACAGCCGCCGAGGCCTTCTGTGGTGAGCGAGAGGACGCAGACTAAAGATGTGCTGGATGCGGAGACCAATACGAAGATGGTGCGGTTATC AATGGTGGAGAGCCAGAAAAGGAAATTGAAGAGCAGATGTACGACAGCGTTGGTGAAGGGGGCTATCCTGGCGTCCCGCAGCCCCTATGTGGAGATAGCCAGGCGACTGAGACATGAGAT AGTCGACAAACAGAAAAGGACACCTTTTTCCAAGGATTCAATGAAACGAATACCTGAAGTCAAGCAACGACGCGG CATCCTAAAGAAGGTTCTAGAGGACATGACGCTGGAAGGCATGTGCTCGACCGGAACCACCACGGACAAGAAGCAACCCCCTCTCGACAAGATACTGAAAGAAAAACACAGTAT CTTCATGAGATACTCAAAAAGCTGCAAGGCGAAGAAGCGCGTGCGCATGGACAACAAACCGGCCTTCTTCTTCACCAAGAGAGACCAGGACTCCGTGCAGTCCTTAAACGAGGCCGCAGATAACGAGAGGCCTAAGCGAGTCCCCGATGTCAATGACAACTGTGAGTAcatacttcaattattaggcaatttaTGA